In a genomic window of Porphyromonadaceae bacterium W3.11:
- a CDS encoding ABC transporter ATP-binding protein, whose product MQPIIKCENLTHYYGQRLIYEGLSFEVPEGRILGLLGKNGTGKTTTINILNGYLKPAHGSCYLFGEEIRQMNPLTKQRIALLIEGHVQYAFMNVRQLERFYAKFYPKWDQKIYHELIDLLKIAPHQKVSNMSCGQRSQVVLALLLAQNADLLILDDFSLGLDPGYRRLFIEYLRDYAKQHNKTVFLTSHIIQDMEKLIDDCIILDYGKILLQMPIDELMQRFKRYTFSVDPSLKALPEDEEFYYHSVAFSTAEIHSFRDEDYIREYLTRHQISFHDLKEEDMTLEDAFIGLTGKY is encoded by the coding sequence ATGCAACCGATTATAAAATGTGAGAACCTCACCCACTATTATGGTCAGAGGTTGATTTATGAAGGGCTTAGCTTTGAGGTTCCAGAAGGTCGAATTCTAGGTCTGCTGGGCAAGAACGGGACAGGCAAAACGACAACCATCAACATCCTGAATGGTTACCTCAAGCCTGCCCATGGCTCCTGCTACCTATTCGGAGAAGAAATCAGGCAGATGAACCCTCTGACTAAGCAACGTATCGCTTTGCTGATAGAGGGACATGTACAGTATGCCTTTATGAATGTCAGACAGCTAGAGAGATTCTATGCCAAATTCTACCCTAAATGGGATCAGAAGATATATCATGAGTTGATCGATTTGCTTAAGATTGCACCTCATCAGAAGGTTTCGAATATGTCATGTGGGCAACGCTCCCAAGTAGTCCTAGCTCTCTTGCTTGCTCAGAATGCTGACTTACTGATATTGGACGACTTTTCGTTAGGCCTAGACCCTGGCTACCGAAGACTCTTTATCGAGTATCTTCGCGATTATGCGAAACAGCATAATAAGACTGTATTCCTAACATCTCATATCATCCAAGATATGGAAAAGCTGATAGACGACTGCATCATATTGGATTATGGAAAGATCCTATTGCAGATGCCTATTGATGAGCTCATGCAGCGATTTAAGCGATATACATTTTCAGTAGATCCATCATTAAAAGCTTTGCCAGAGGACGAAGAGTTTTATTATCACTCAGTAGCTTTCTCTACTGCAGAGATACACTCATTTAGAGATGAAGATTACATAAGAGAGTATTTGACGCGTCATCAGATTAGCTTTCATGATCTGAAGGAAGAGGATATGACACTCGAGGATGCTTTCATAGGACTAACAGGTAAGTATTGA